A genomic stretch from Pseudoliparis swirei isolate HS2019 ecotype Mariana Trench chromosome 18, NWPU_hadal_v1, whole genome shotgun sequence includes:
- the LOC130207983 gene encoding tubulin alpha-1B chain-like isoform X1, whose product MLTRSCFQRECISIHVGQAGVQIGNACWELYCLEHTIEPDGQKSNDKTIAGGDNSFNTFFSETGAGKHVPRAVFVDLEPTVIDEVRTGTYRQLFHPEQLITGKEDAANNYARGHYTVGKEVIDLVLDRIRKLSDQCTGLQGFLVFHSFGGGTGSGFTSLLLERLSVDYGKKSKLEFAIYPAPQISTAVVEPYNAILTTHTTLEHSDCAFMVDNEAIYDICRRNLDIERPSYTNLNRLMSQIVSSITASLRFDGALNVDLMEFQTNLVPYPRIHFPVATYAPIISAERAYHEQLTVAEITNACFEPANQMVKCDPRHGKYMACCLLYRGDVVPKDVNAAIATIKTKRTIQFVDWCPTGFKVGINYQPPTVVPGGDLAKVQRAVCMLSNTTAIAEAWARLDHKFDLMYAKRAFVHWYVGEGMEEGEFSEAREDMAALEKDYEEVGLSSKDDDGEEEGEEL is encoded by the exons ATGTTAACACGTTCTTGTTTCCAGCGTGAATGCATCTCCATCCACGTGGGTCAGGCCGGTGTCCAGATtggcaatgcatgctgggagctcTACTGCCTGGAGCACACCATCGAGCCCGATGGACAGAAGTCCAACGACAAGACCATCGCCGGGGGAGACAACTCCTTCAACACCTTCTTCAGTGAGACCGGAGCTGGGAAGCACGTCCCCAGAGCCGTGTTCGTGGACCTGGAGCCCACCGTCATCG ACGAGGTGCGTACCGGGACCTACCGGCAGCTGTTCCACCCCGAGCAGCTGATCACCGGGAAGGAGGACGCGGCCAACAACTACGCCCGCGGGCACTACACCGTCGGCAAAGAGGTCATCGACCTGGTGCTGGACCGGATCCGCAAACTG TCCGACCAGTGCACGGGTCTGCAGGGCTTCCTGGTGTTCCACAGCTTCGGGGGCGGCACCGGCTCCGGCTTCACCTCCCTGCTGCTGGAGCGCCTGTCGGTGGACTACGGCAAGAAGTCCAAGCTGGAGTTCGCCATCTACCCGGCGCCGCAGATCTCCACGGCCGTGGTGGAGCCGTACAACGCCAtcctgaccacgcacaccacccTGGAGCACTCTGACTGCGCCTTCATGGTGGACAACGAGGCCATCTACGACATCTGCCGCCGGAACCTGGACATCGAGCGCCCGTCCTACACCAACCTCAACCGGCTGATGAGCCAGATCGTGTCCTCCATCACGGCCTCGCTGCGCTTCGACGGCGCCCTGAACGTGGACCTGATGGAGTTCCAGACCAACCTGGTGCCCTACCCCCGCATCCACTTCCCGGTGGCCACCTACGCCCCCATCATCTCCGCCGAGCGGGCCTACCACGAGCAGCTGACCGTGGCCGAGATCACCAACGCCTGCTTCGAGCCCGCCAACCAGATGGTGAAGTGCGACCCCCGCCACGGGAAGTACATGGCGTGCTGCCTGCTGTACCGCGGAGACGTGGTGCCCAAAGACGTCAACGCCGCCATCGCCACCATCAAGACCAAGCGCACCATCCAGTTCGTGGACTGGTGCCCCACCGGCTTCAAGGTGGGCATCAACTACCAGCCCCCCACCGTGGTGCCCGGAGGAGACCTGGCCAAGGTGCAGCGGGCCGTGTGCATGCTGAGCAACACCACCGCCATCGCCGAGGCCTGGGCCCGCCTGGACCACAAGTTCGACCTGATGTACGCCAAGCGGGCCTTCGTCCACTGGTACGTgggggaggggatggaggagggggagttcTCCGAGGCCAGGGAGGACATGGCCGCCCTGGAGAAGGACTACGAGGAGGTGGGACTCAGCTCCAAGGACGACGAcggggaagaagagggggaggagctttag
- the LOC130207985 gene encoding odorant receptor 131-2-like produces MNSSVNVTVVLDHRDSFSKAVIKNVIVVVLGLSINYINVALIYTFHNHQIFYTNPRYILIIHLVVNDMIQVTLTVLLFIISYTVYKINVSVCCIFVMITGLTTENTPLNLACMAVECYIAVCMPLRHVQICTVRRTLMLVGFIWNTSLLSVFPDLLITLATEPLDFFYSRVFCVRVNVFSNPLILKKRDATYILFLVIVWLVIFYTYFNIMFTATKASVDAKKARNTILLHGFQLLLCMASYTTPQLKRHLLIWFPKNYTDSLFACYIIVQLLPRSISPIIYGMRDKTVRKYLKRHLLCKMSPR; encoded by the exons ATGAACTCCTCTGTGAACGTGACCGTGGTTCTGGACCACCGAGACTCCTTCTCCAAAGCCGTGATCAAGAACGTGATCGTCGTGGTTCTCGGCCTCTCCATCAACTACATCAATGTGGCCCTCATTTACACCTTCCACAACCACCAG ATCTTCTACACCAATCCTCGCTACATCCTTATTATCCACCTGGTGGTCAACGACATGATCCAAGTGACGCTGaccgtcctcctcttcatcatcagctaCACCGTCTACAAAATAAACGTCTCCGTTTGCTGCATCTTCGTAATGATTACTGGCCTCACCACTGAAAACACCCCTCTGAACCTGGCCTGCATGGCGGTGGAGTGCTACATCGCCGTCTGCATGCCCCTTCGCCACGTGCAGATCTGTACCGTCAGGAGAACCTTGATGCTGGTTGGTTTCATCTGGAATACCAGCCTCTTGTCGGTTTTTCCGGATCTCTTAATCACTTTGGCCACAGAGCCGCTGGACTTCTTTTATTCCAGAGTCTTTTGTGTCAGAGTAAATGTCTTCTCAAATCCCCTCATCCTCAAGAAGAGAGATGCCACCTATATTTTGTTTCTGGTGATAGTTTGGTTGGTTATCTTTTACACTTACTTCAACATCATGTTCACTGCAACAAAAGCTAGCGTAGACGCTAAAAAGGCCAGAAACACTATCCTCCTCCATGGGTTCCAGCTGCTGCTTTGTATGGCATCATATACAACACCCCAGTTAAAACGGCATCTGCTGATATGGTTCCCCAAGAATTATACAGACTCCCTGTTCGCGTGTTACATAATTGTACAGCTTTTACCACGGTCCATTAGTCCAATAATCTATGGCATGCGAGACAAGACTGTCAGGAAGTACTTGAAAAGACATCTATTGTGTAAAATGAGCCCTCGGTAA
- the LOC130207983 gene encoding tubulin alpha-1B chain-like isoform X2, producing the protein MRECISIHVGQAGVQIGNACWELYCLEHTIEPDGQKSNDKTIAGGDNSFNTFFSETGAGKHVPRAVFVDLEPTVIDEVRTGTYRQLFHPEQLITGKEDAANNYARGHYTVGKEVIDLVLDRIRKLSDQCTGLQGFLVFHSFGGGTGSGFTSLLLERLSVDYGKKSKLEFAIYPAPQISTAVVEPYNAILTTHTTLEHSDCAFMVDNEAIYDICRRNLDIERPSYTNLNRLMSQIVSSITASLRFDGALNVDLMEFQTNLVPYPRIHFPVATYAPIISAERAYHEQLTVAEITNACFEPANQMVKCDPRHGKYMACCLLYRGDVVPKDVNAAIATIKTKRTIQFVDWCPTGFKVGINYQPPTVVPGGDLAKVQRAVCMLSNTTAIAEAWARLDHKFDLMYAKRAFVHWYVGEGMEEGEFSEAREDMAALEKDYEEVGLSSKDDDGEEEGEEL; encoded by the exons ATg CGTGAATGCATCTCCATCCACGTGGGTCAGGCCGGTGTCCAGATtggcaatgcatgctgggagctcTACTGCCTGGAGCACACCATCGAGCCCGATGGACAGAAGTCCAACGACAAGACCATCGCCGGGGGAGACAACTCCTTCAACACCTTCTTCAGTGAGACCGGAGCTGGGAAGCACGTCCCCAGAGCCGTGTTCGTGGACCTGGAGCCCACCGTCATCG ACGAGGTGCGTACCGGGACCTACCGGCAGCTGTTCCACCCCGAGCAGCTGATCACCGGGAAGGAGGACGCGGCCAACAACTACGCCCGCGGGCACTACACCGTCGGCAAAGAGGTCATCGACCTGGTGCTGGACCGGATCCGCAAACTG TCCGACCAGTGCACGGGTCTGCAGGGCTTCCTGGTGTTCCACAGCTTCGGGGGCGGCACCGGCTCCGGCTTCACCTCCCTGCTGCTGGAGCGCCTGTCGGTGGACTACGGCAAGAAGTCCAAGCTGGAGTTCGCCATCTACCCGGCGCCGCAGATCTCCACGGCCGTGGTGGAGCCGTACAACGCCAtcctgaccacgcacaccacccTGGAGCACTCTGACTGCGCCTTCATGGTGGACAACGAGGCCATCTACGACATCTGCCGCCGGAACCTGGACATCGAGCGCCCGTCCTACACCAACCTCAACCGGCTGATGAGCCAGATCGTGTCCTCCATCACGGCCTCGCTGCGCTTCGACGGCGCCCTGAACGTGGACCTGATGGAGTTCCAGACCAACCTGGTGCCCTACCCCCGCATCCACTTCCCGGTGGCCACCTACGCCCCCATCATCTCCGCCGAGCGGGCCTACCACGAGCAGCTGACCGTGGCCGAGATCACCAACGCCTGCTTCGAGCCCGCCAACCAGATGGTGAAGTGCGACCCCCGCCACGGGAAGTACATGGCGTGCTGCCTGCTGTACCGCGGAGACGTGGTGCCCAAAGACGTCAACGCCGCCATCGCCACCATCAAGACCAAGCGCACCATCCAGTTCGTGGACTGGTGCCCCACCGGCTTCAAGGTGGGCATCAACTACCAGCCCCCCACCGTGGTGCCCGGAGGAGACCTGGCCAAGGTGCAGCGGGCCGTGTGCATGCTGAGCAACACCACCGCCATCGCCGAGGCCTGGGCCCGCCTGGACCACAAGTTCGACCTGATGTACGCCAAGCGGGCCTTCGTCCACTGGTACGTgggggaggggatggaggagggggagttcTCCGAGGCCAGGGAGGACATGGCCGCCCTGGAGAAGGACTACGAGGAGGTGGGACTCAGCTCCAAGGACGACGAcggggaagaagagggggaggagctttag